Proteins encoded within one genomic window of Brassica rapa cultivar Chiifu-401-42 chromosome A09, CAAS_Brap_v3.01, whole genome shotgun sequence:
- the LOC117128231 gene encoding uncharacterized protein LOC117128231: protein MVFEICSICGEWKLINGIHWDFIVDDQRGSSLSMIHEDISYNDLIVAVLEDFGIDGNRNSVNLSYASPSKLNFGTKELPPAFIRNDRQVTSYLSKLKENGDLHLCVTIKRRTQLSPMIMSNMIQPRGGNSNHDLPIAGTSNPRETGTQKSPLIMSNMIQTQDEISSTHDSPIAGSSNVFERGTKTHAETEWNSIQRVDEVSGIQHTCISDSLISPSSGLVSNKRGLDSIGLAVYGSGKSKLPSFSSRRGRESMGEDILSPSCGDDDDLFCGKFFKDKKEMSTKLRLHAVSKSFEFHTEYSDKTRYVLSCVDERCSWSFRAKSVKGSQSFFVRHYVSKHTCDTSLRTVSHRQATAKLLGTMVSNHYEGGKIGLKPKQIMEKARNDHGVVITYSKAWRSQEHGQDIARGTPDDSYEALPSWFHMIKEKNPGSVTFIEVDAVGKFKYAFLSLGPSIRGFKLMRKVLSVDGAHLKSKYKGTLLAATAQDGNFHLYPIAFAIVDSENEASWSWFMKCLKTIIPDEEDLVFVSDRAASIEKALLQHYPVAHHGICIFHFQKNVQDNFKSSTLVPLVVEAGYAYTKADFDCYFQEIEESDIVLADYLRKADFRKWTRAYSPANRFNIMTSNLAESINSLLKVSREYPIVCLFDTIRMIMTKWFTERREEGVRHMHPVTVEVGNKMKELYDFTSRFLEVSKINDSEFEVKGDTRDQVVNFQTRHCSCFVFDIEKFPCAHAIAAAKSGNKHENDYVDEFFSNERFTLAYSESVYPVGDKTYWDIPPHVASFVCRPPSTRFPSGRRKKKRIPSSWEYGKYRPISKPSPKAYKCSRCGQKGHNKGSCVRPI, encoded by the exons ATGGTGTTCGAAATTTGTTCTATATGTGGAGAATGGAAACTAATAAATGGAATTCACTGGGATTTCATAGTGGATGATCAACGAGGATCCTCTCTTAGTATGATTCATGAAGATATCAGCTACAATGATTTGATTGTGGCTGTTTTAGAAGATTTTGGAATTGATGGCAACAGAAACAGTGTAAATCTTAGCTATGCCTCACCTTCAAAATTAAACTTTGGTACAAAAGAGCTTCCTCCAGCATTTATTAGGAATGATCGTCAAGTAACATCTTATCTGAGCAAACTTAAGGAGAATGGAGACCTTCATCTATGTGTAACCATTAAG agAAGAACTCAATTATCACCAATGATTATGTCAAATATGATCCAGCCACGGGGTGGAAATAGTAATCATGATTTGCCTATTGCTGGAACTAGTAATCCGCGTGAG aCAGGAACACAAAAATCACCATTGATTATGTCAAACATGATTCAGACACAAGATGAAATTTCTAGTACTCATGATTCGCCTATTGCTGGAAGTAGTAATGTATTTGAG AGAGGAACAAAAACACACGCGGAGACTGAATGGAACAGCATTCAGAGAGTTGACGAAGTCTCTGGTATACAACATACTTGTATTAGCGACAGTCTTATTTCTCCTTCAAGTGGTCTTGTTAGCAATAAG AGAGGATTGGACTCGATTGGACTTGCTGTATATGGGTCTGGAAAGTCAAAATTGCCATCTTTCTCCAGTAGACGTGGTAGAGAAAGCATGGGAGAAGATATCTTGTCTCCCAGttgtggtgatgatgatgatttgttCTGCGGGAAGTTTTTCAAGGATAAAAAGGAAATGAGCACAAAGTTGAGGTTGCATGCAGTTAGTAAAAGCTTTGAGTTCCACACAGAATATTCAGACAAAACACGTTATGTTCTTAGTTGTGTGGATGAAAGATGCAGTTGGAGTTTTCGTGCAAAATCAGTTAAAGGATCTCAGAGTTTTTTTGTTCGTCATTATGTATCTAAACATACTTGTGACACTTCTCTGAGAACTGTTAGTCATCGGCAAGCTACTGCAAAATTGTTGGGAACTATGGTCAGCAATCATTATGAAGGAGGAAAGATTGGGCTGAAACCTAAACAGATCATGGAAAAAGCTAGAAATGATCATGGTGTTGTGATTACATATTCAAAGGCTTGGAGGTCTCAAGAGCACGGCCAAGATATAGCTAGGGGTACTCCTGATGACAGTTATGAAGCTTTGCCCAGTTGGTTTCAcatgataaaagaaaagaatCCAGGTTCTGTGACTTTTATCGAAGTTGATGCTGTTGGGAAATTCAAATACGCATTTTTGTCGCTTGGTCCATCTATCAGAGGGTTTAAGTTGATGAGGAAGGTACTTTCTGTTGATGGTGCCCATCTGAAATCAAAGTATAAAGGGACTCTACTTGCTGCCACAGCACAAGATGGTAATTTTCACTTGTATCCTATAGCTTTTGCTATAGTTGATTCTGAGAATGAAGCCTCATGGAGTTGGTTTATGAAATGTCTGAAAACCATCATTCCTGATGAAGAGGATTTGGTTTTTGTCTCTGATCGTGCGGCCTCTATTGAAAAAGCTCTTTTACAACATTATCCTGTTGCTCACCATGGAATCTGCATCTTTCACTTTCAAAAGAATGTCCAGGACAATTTCAAAAGTTCAACACTTGTCCCTTTGGTTGTTGAAGCTGGTTATGCCTACACCAAAGCTGATTTCGATTGCTATTTTCAAGAGATTGAGGAGTCCGACATTGTATTAGCAGATTATCTTCGTAAAGCAGACTTCAGGAAGTGGACCCGAGCTTATTCTCCTGCTAATCGCTTCAACATCATGACGTCAAACTTGGCCGAATCTATAAATTCTTTGCTGAAAGTGAGTCGTGAGTATCCAATTGTCTGTCTTTTTGACACTATTAGGATGATAATGACTAAGTGGTTCACTGAACGACGTGAGGAAGGAGTTCGTCACATGCACCCTGTCACTGTCGAAGTGGGGAACAAGATGAAGGAGCTATATGATTTTACGTCTCGCTTCCttgaagtttccaaaatcaATGATTCAGAGTTTGAGGTTAAGGGAGATACAAGAGATCAAGTGGTGAATTTTCAAACAAGGCATTGTTCATGTTTTGTGTTTGATATTGAGAAGTTTCCTTGTGCTCATGCAATTGCCGCTGCAAAATCTGGGAATAAGCACGAAAATGATTATGTCGATGAGTTTTTCTCCAATGAAAG GTTTACACTAGCATATTCAGAGAGTGTATATCCTGTTGGTGATAAAACATATTGGGATATTCCTCCCCATGTAGCTTCGTTTGTTTGTCGCCCTCCATCTACACGCTTTCCTAGTGGGAGGAGGAAAAAAAAGAGGATACCAAGTTCGTGGGAGTATGGAAAATATCGGCCCATATCTAAACCATCACCCAAGGCTTACAAATGCAGCAGATGTGGACAGAAAGGACACAACAAAGGTAGTTGTGTAAGGCCTATTTGA